GCGCGATGAGCGCGTGGCCGGCGGCGTTCGGGTGGAACGGGTCGTTCAGCAGCCCCCACGGCACCTCGCCCCGTTGGTCGACGCCCATCTCGGCGAAGCGGTCGAAATGGTCGATCAGGATCGTGCCCTGAGCGTCGGCGACGTCGCGGATCGCCTGTGCGAAGTCCGCGATGCGGGCGCGCTCGGGAGCGTTGCGCACATCGATCGCCGGCTGCGTCTGCAGCACCGGGATCGCCCCGAGATCGCGGACCCGGCCCACGAACTCGGTGACGGATGCCGCGAACTGCGGCGGTTCGATCGTCTTGAACGCGCCTGCGGTGGAGCAGTCGTTCGTGCCGATCATGAGGGTGACGATGTGCGGACGCCAGGTGGCGACGCGGCGGTCGAAGTCCTTCAGCAGCTGGGCGATGCGCCATCCGCTGATCGCCGTGTTGATCAGAGCGTCCTGCGTGCGGGCGAGGTCACCGCGGATGAGCTCGTGCAGGTGCTCGGCGTAGGTGCGGGCGCCGTGGGTGTGGGTCAGGCCGTGGGTGATCGAGTCGCCCGTGAGCACCCAGTTCAGGGGCGTGTCGTCGTCGAGCAGAGAGCGCAGGCGGGTGAGGTCGGCCGTCATGCCTCCATCTTCGCGTACCCGGATGCTGAGCTTCGCGAGCGGGCCCCTGAGCTTGACTTGGGTTGCTCAGGACCCAGACACCTCAGGAGCTGGGTTGCTGAGCCTGTCGAAGCACCCGGCCCAGCGACGGCGCGTCGCTCACCAGTCGTGGACGGTGCCGTCGAGCAGGCGGTTGTACGGCAGGTAGGCCTGCTCGTACGGGTACTTGCCCGCCTCGTCGACGTTGAGCTCCACACCGAGGCCCGGCTTGTCGCTGGGGTGCAGGTAGCCGTCGGTCCAGGTGAAGGACTGTTCGAAGACCTGGTCGGTCCTGGCGCCGTGGCGCATGTACTCCTGGATGCCGAAGTTGTGGATCGATAGGCCCAGGTGCATCGCCGCGGCCATGCCGACAGGCGAGATGTCGGTCGGGCCGTGCATGCCCGACTTGATCTGGTACATTGCCGCGTAGTCGAGCGTCTTCTTCAGCGGGCTGATGCCGCCCATGTGCGTGACGGCACCGCGCACGTAGTCGATGAGCTGGTCGCGGATGATGTCCTTGAAGTCCCACACCGTGTTGAAGACCTCGCCGATGGCGAGCGGGGTGGTGGTGTGCTGGCGCACCAGGCGCAGCGCCTCCTGGTTCTCGGCCGGCGTGCAGTCCTCGAGCCAGAACAGGTCGTAGGGCTCGAGGTCCTTGCCCAGTCGAGCGGCCTGGATCGGCGTCATGCGGTGGTGACCGTCGTGCAGCAGCGGGATGTCGGGGCCGAACTCGTTGCGCACGGCCTCGAAGACGCCCGGCAGGTGGTTGAGGTACGCGCGGGTGTCCCAGTCCTCCTCGACCGGCTTCGCTCCGCGGCGGGCGGGCTCGTGGTCGTAGCGCACGGTCGCATCTCCCACGTCGGCGCCCTGCGCGGCGATGCCGTAGATGGCCTTGAGCGTGGGAACGCCGGTCTGCACGCGGATGGCCTTGTAGCCCTGCTCCTGGTGCGCGCGGATCGAGTCGAACAGCTCGGGCAGCTCCTTGCCCGAGGCGTGGCCGTAGGCCATCAGCCCGTTGCGCGACGCGCCGCCGAGCAGCTGGTAGACGGGCATGCCGGCGGCCTTGCCCTTGATGTCCCACAGCGCCATGTCGACAGCGGCGATGGCCGCCATCGTCACCGGTCCGCGGCGCCAGTACGCCCCGCGGTACAGGAACTGCCAGGTGTCCTCGATGCGCGACGCGTCGGCGCCGATCAGCAGAGGCACGACGTGCTCGGTGAGATAGGCCACGACCGCCAGCTCGCGCCCGTTGAGGGTCGCGTCGCCGAGACCGGTGTGCCCCTCGTTCGTGGTGATCTTGAGGGTGACGAAATTCCGGTCCGGGCTGGTGACGATGACCTCGGCCTTGTCGATCCGCATGTTGCCTCCGTGATTCTCTGCGCGAGATGACCGGCGAAGCATGTCCGGCAAACGTCATGGAACCACTGCCATACAAGTTCTGTCAAGATATCGTGACGAGTATGCCCGCAGCCGAGCCGACCGCGCGTCCTTCGGCGCGTTCGCTCGCGTATGCGCGCATCCGCGACGACATCATCCGCGGACGATCCGCGCCGGGCTCACTCCTGTCGGAGAACGAGCTCGCCGCGAACCTCGAGATCAGTCGGCAGCCGGTGCGCGAGGCGCTGATGCTGATCGCCCAGGAGGGACTGGTCGAGGTGCGCCCGCAGAGCGGCACCTACGTCACGGCGATCGATCCTGATCGTGTGCGCGAGGCGCAGTTCATCCGCGAGGCGATCGAGCTCGCATCGCTGGCTGCCTGCGGTGCGCCGACGCCGGGGGAAGAGCGGATGCTGCGCGACATCCTGCGGCGCCAGCGCCTGGCCGGCGACCGGGACTCGTTCTACCCGCTCGACGAGGAGTTCCATCGCGCGCTGCTGGGCCTCGCGGGGCATGCGAATGCGTGGGCCGCGGTCAGCGCGGCCAAAGGACACCTCGATCGCGCGCGGTACGTGGGCATGAGCGCCACGCGCAGTGTGCAGGACTACGTCGACGACCACGAGCGGGTCGTCGACGCGCTCGCAGCGGGCCGCACCGACGACGCCATCGCCGCGCTGCGCGAGCACCTGCGCTTCGTGTTCGCCGACCTCGAGGCAGTCAGGGCGCAGCAGCCCGAGCTGTTCGGCAGTGCGCCGCCGGCTCGCACGGGCCGGCCGTCGCGGCGCTGACAAGCGCCGCCTCGTCACGGCCGATGCCGCCCAGCCCGATGCCGCCCAGCCCGATGCCGCCCAGCCCGATGGCGCCCACGCCCACCCGCCCACCGCTCATCGCGCGCCCGCCGCTCACCGCGC
This is a stretch of genomic DNA from Microbacterium sp. YJN-G. It encodes these proteins:
- a CDS encoding SGNH/GDSL hydrolase family protein, with amino-acid sequence MTADLTRLRSLLDDDTPLNWVLTGDSITHGLTHTHGARTYAEHLHELIRGDLARTQDALINTAISGWRIAQLLKDFDRRVATWRPHIVTLMIGTNDCSTAGAFKTIEPPQFAASVTEFVGRVRDLGAIPVLQTQPAIDVRNAPERARIADFAQAIRDVADAQGTILIDHFDRFAEMGVDQRGEVPWGLLNDPFHPNAAGHALIALGVAEELGLEPEPARDRVLAHLRSQVLVAR
- the manD gene encoding D-mannonate dehydratase ManD, whose amino-acid sequence is MRIDKAEVIVTSPDRNFVTLKITTNEGHTGLGDATLNGRELAVVAYLTEHVVPLLIGADASRIEDTWQFLYRGAYWRRGPVTMAAIAAVDMALWDIKGKAAGMPVYQLLGGASRNGLMAYGHASGKELPELFDSIRAHQEQGYKAIRVQTGVPTLKAIYGIAAQGADVGDATVRYDHEPARRGAKPVEEDWDTRAYLNHLPGVFEAVRNEFGPDIPLLHDGHHRMTPIQAARLGKDLEPYDLFWLEDCTPAENQEALRLVRQHTTTPLAIGEVFNTVWDFKDIIRDQLIDYVRGAVTHMGGISPLKKTLDYAAMYQIKSGMHGPTDISPVGMAAAMHLGLSIHNFGIQEYMRHGARTDQVFEQSFTWTDGYLHPSDKPGLGVELNVDEAGKYPYEQAYLPYNRLLDGTVHDW
- a CDS encoding GntR family transcriptional regulator, whose protein sequence is MPAAEPTARPSARSLAYARIRDDIIRGRSAPGSLLSENELAANLEISRQPVREALMLIAQEGLVEVRPQSGTYVTAIDPDRVREAQFIREAIELASLAACGAPTPGEERMLRDILRRQRLAGDRDSFYPLDEEFHRALLGLAGHANAWAAVSAAKGHLDRARYVGMSATRSVQDYVDDHERVVDALAAGRTDDAIAALREHLRFVFADLEAVRAQQPELFGSAPPARTGRPSRR